One window of the Acinonyx jubatus isolate Ajub_Pintada_27869175 chromosome A2, VMU_Ajub_asm_v1.0, whole genome shotgun sequence genome contains the following:
- the YJU2B gene encoding probable splicing factor YJU2B isoform X3: MPYNIWCDGCKNHIGMGVRYNAEKKKVGNYYTTPIYRHLQGSLSFLGFLLQHHLSERPLPEQHSPPSTGCLCICCERGPCWDVSPSKSRLTSFTAVSSAAAAKPAAGQPRSGGFVECTKEQTPDRRSALGRWDGVCLTHSHDPRHRAWFRMKCHLCVNYIEMQTDPANCDYVIVSGAQRKEERWDMEDNEQVLTTEHEKKQKLETDAMFRLEHGEADRSTLKKALPTLSHIQEAQSAWKDDFALNSMLRKRFREKKKAMQEEEERDQALQAKASLAIPLVPETEDDRKLAALLKFHTLDSYEDKQKLKRTEIISRSWFSSTPGPRTGSSKAGSVLKKLAQNRRCAPVGSPITVEDLGIVRRRSREALENLRLAAETPKPGEPWVPEGNTQDRPASPPDCSPETAETPRSRGPPGQAGKCQDRPRSPPGPSQEAATSQDTPHPGTLSSSLVADYSDSESE, encoded by the exons ATGCCCTATAACATCTGGTGCGATGGCTGCAAGAACCACATCGGCATGG gtGTTCGTTACAATGCAGAAAAGAAGAAGGTTGGCAATTATTACACAACGCCCATCTACAG aCATCTGCAaggctccctctccttccttgggTTTCTGCTCCAACACCACCTCTCAGAGAGGCCTCTTCCAGAGCAGCACTCACCCCCCAGCACTGGTTGCTTGTGCATTTGCTGCGAGCGTGGCCCCTGCTGGGATGTCAGCCCCTCTAAGAGCAGGTTGACGTCCTTCACCGCCGTGTCCTCAGCAGCCGCTGCCAAGCCTGCCGCAGGGCAGCCTCGCTCGGGAGGGTTTGTTGAATGCACGAAGGAGCAAACTCCAGACAGAAGGTCAGCTCTGGGGCGATGGGACGGTGTGTGTCTCACCCACAGCCATGACCCCAGACACAGAGCTTG GTTCCGGATGAAATGCCACCTGTGTGTCAACTACATCGAGATGCAGACGGACCCCGCCAACTGCGACTACGTGATTGTGAGTGGCGCCCAGCGCAAGGAGGAGCGCTGGGACATGGAGGACAACGAGCAGGTGCTGACGACAG AGCATGAGAAGAAGCAGAAACTGGAGACGGACGCCATGTTTCGCCTGGAGCACGGCGAGGCCGACCGGAGCACGCTCAAGAAGGCCCTCCCCACCCTGAGCCACATCCAGGAGGCCCAGAGCGCCTGGAAGGATGACTTCGCTCTCAACAGCATGCTGCGGAAAAGGTTCCGG gagaagaaaaaagccatgcaggaggaggaggagagggaccaGGCGTTGCAGGCTAAGGCGAGCCTGGCCATCCCGCTGGTGCCCGAGACGGAGGACGACCGCAAGCTGGCCGCCCTGCTCAAGTTCCACACCCTGGACT cctaCGAGGACAAGCAGAAACTCAAGCGGACGGAGATCATCAGCCGCTCCTGGTTCTCCTCCACCCCGGGACCCCGCACCGGCAGCAGCAAAGCCGGCAGCGTCCTGAAGAAGCTGGCCCAGAACCGCAGATGCGCACCCGTCGGCTCCCCCATCACCGTAGAGGACCTGGGCATCGTGCGGCGGCGGTCCCGAGAGGCCTTGGAGAACCTCCGGCTCGCCGCGGAGACCCCCAAGCCTGGGGAGCCATGGGTGCCAGAGGGGAACACCCAGGACAGGCCCGCATCCCCCCCAGACTGCTCTCCGGAGACAGCCGAGACCCCCAGGAGCAGGGGACCTCCGGGGCAGGCGGGGAAATGTCAGGACAGACCCCGGTCCCCACCAGGCCCCTCTCAGGAGGCAGCCACCTCCCAGGACACACCACACCCGGGCACCCTCAGCTCCTCCCTGGTGGCCGATTACTCCGActcagagagtgagtga
- the YJU2B gene encoding probable splicing factor YJU2B isoform X2: MLFPRHLQGSLSFLGFLLQHHLSERPLPEQHSPPSTGCLCICCERGPCWDVSPSKSRLTSFTAVSSAAAAKPAAGQPRSGGFVECTKEQTPDRRSALGRWDGVCLTHSHDPRHRAWFRMKCHLCVNYIEMQTDPANCDYVIVSGAQRKEERWDMEDNEQVLTTEHEKKQKLETDAMFRLEHGEADRSTLKKALPTLSHIQEAQSAWKDDFALNSMLRKRFREKKKAMQEEEERDQALQAKASLAIPLVPETEDDRKLAALLKFHTLDSYEDKQKLKRTEIISRSWFSSTPGPRTGSSKAGSVLKKLAQNRRCAPVGSPITVEDLGIVRRRSREALENLRLAAETPKPGEPWVPEGNTQDRPASPPDCSPETAETPRSRGPPGQAGKCQDRPRSPPGPSQEAATSQDTPHPGTLSSSLVADYSDSESE, encoded by the exons atgctcttccccagaCATCTGCAaggctccctctccttccttgggTTTCTGCTCCAACACCACCTCTCAGAGAGGCCTCTTCCAGAGCAGCACTCACCCCCCAGCACTGGTTGCTTGTGCATTTGCTGCGAGCGTGGCCCCTGCTGGGATGTCAGCCCCTCTAAGAGCAGGTTGACGTCCTTCACCGCCGTGTCCTCAGCAGCCGCTGCCAAGCCTGCCGCAGGGCAGCCTCGCTCGGGAGGGTTTGTTGAATGCACGAAGGAGCAAACTCCAGACAGAAGGTCAGCTCTGGGGCGATGGGACGGTGTGTGTCTCACCCACAGCCATGACCCCAGACACAGAGCTTG GTTCCGGATGAAATGCCACCTGTGTGTCAACTACATCGAGATGCAGACGGACCCCGCCAACTGCGACTACGTGATTGTGAGTGGCGCCCAGCGCAAGGAGGAGCGCTGGGACATGGAGGACAACGAGCAGGTGCTGACGACAG AGCATGAGAAGAAGCAGAAACTGGAGACGGACGCCATGTTTCGCCTGGAGCACGGCGAGGCCGACCGGAGCACGCTCAAGAAGGCCCTCCCCACCCTGAGCCACATCCAGGAGGCCCAGAGCGCCTGGAAGGATGACTTCGCTCTCAACAGCATGCTGCGGAAAAGGTTCCGG gagaagaaaaaagccatgcaggaggaggaggagagggaccaGGCGTTGCAGGCTAAGGCGAGCCTGGCCATCCCGCTGGTGCCCGAGACGGAGGACGACCGCAAGCTGGCCGCCCTGCTCAAGTTCCACACCCTGGACT cctaCGAGGACAAGCAGAAACTCAAGCGGACGGAGATCATCAGCCGCTCCTGGTTCTCCTCCACCCCGGGACCCCGCACCGGCAGCAGCAAAGCCGGCAGCGTCCTGAAGAAGCTGGCCCAGAACCGCAGATGCGCACCCGTCGGCTCCCCCATCACCGTAGAGGACCTGGGCATCGTGCGGCGGCGGTCCCGAGAGGCCTTGGAGAACCTCCGGCTCGCCGCGGAGACCCCCAAGCCTGGGGAGCCATGGGTGCCAGAGGGGAACACCCAGGACAGGCCCGCATCCCCCCCAGACTGCTCTCCGGAGACAGCCGAGACCCCCAGGAGCAGGGGACCTCCGGGGCAGGCGGGGAAATGTCAGGACAGACCCCGGTCCCCACCAGGCCCCTCTCAGGAGGCAGCCACCTCCCAGGACACACCACACCCGGGCACCCTCAGCTCCTCCCTGGTGGCCGATTACTCCGActcagagagtgagtga
- the YJU2B gene encoding probable splicing factor YJU2B isoform X1, whose product MLFPRHLQGSLSFLGFLLQHHLSERPLPEQHSPPSTGCLCICCERGPCWDVSPSKSRLTSFTAVSSAAAAKPAAGQPRSGGFVECTKEQTPDRRSALGRWDGVCLTHSHDPRHRAWFRMKCHLCVNYIEMQTDPANCDYVIVSGAQRKEERWDMEDNEQVLTTEHEKKQKLETDAMFRLEHGEADRSTLKKALPTLSHIQEAQSAWKDDFALNSMLRKRFREKKKAMQEEEERDQALQAKASLAIPLVPETEDDRKLAALLKFHTLDSYEDKQKLKRTEIISRSWFSSTPGPRTGSSKAGSVLKKLAQNRRCAPVGSPITVEDLGIVRRRSREALENLRLAAETPKPGEPWVPEGNTQDRPASPPDCSPETAETPRSRGPPGQAGKCQDRPRSPPGPSQEAATSQDTPHPGTLSSSLVADYSDSESC is encoded by the exons atgctcttccccagaCATCTGCAaggctccctctccttccttgggTTTCTGCTCCAACACCACCTCTCAGAGAGGCCTCTTCCAGAGCAGCACTCACCCCCCAGCACTGGTTGCTTGTGCATTTGCTGCGAGCGTGGCCCCTGCTGGGATGTCAGCCCCTCTAAGAGCAGGTTGACGTCCTTCACCGCCGTGTCCTCAGCAGCCGCTGCCAAGCCTGCCGCAGGGCAGCCTCGCTCGGGAGGGTTTGTTGAATGCACGAAGGAGCAAACTCCAGACAGAAGGTCAGCTCTGGGGCGATGGGACGGTGTGTGTCTCACCCACAGCCATGACCCCAGACACAGAGCTTG GTTCCGGATGAAATGCCACCTGTGTGTCAACTACATCGAGATGCAGACGGACCCCGCCAACTGCGACTACGTGATTGTGAGTGGCGCCCAGCGCAAGGAGGAGCGCTGGGACATGGAGGACAACGAGCAGGTGCTGACGACAG AGCATGAGAAGAAGCAGAAACTGGAGACGGACGCCATGTTTCGCCTGGAGCACGGCGAGGCCGACCGGAGCACGCTCAAGAAGGCCCTCCCCACCCTGAGCCACATCCAGGAGGCCCAGAGCGCCTGGAAGGATGACTTCGCTCTCAACAGCATGCTGCGGAAAAGGTTCCGG gagaagaaaaaagccatgcaggaggaggaggagagggaccaGGCGTTGCAGGCTAAGGCGAGCCTGGCCATCCCGCTGGTGCCCGAGACGGAGGACGACCGCAAGCTGGCCGCCCTGCTCAAGTTCCACACCCTGGACT cctaCGAGGACAAGCAGAAACTCAAGCGGACGGAGATCATCAGCCGCTCCTGGTTCTCCTCCACCCCGGGACCCCGCACCGGCAGCAGCAAAGCCGGCAGCGTCCTGAAGAAGCTGGCCCAGAACCGCAGATGCGCACCCGTCGGCTCCCCCATCACCGTAGAGGACCTGGGCATCGTGCGGCGGCGGTCCCGAGAGGCCTTGGAGAACCTCCGGCTCGCCGCGGAGACCCCCAAGCCTGGGGAGCCATGGGTGCCAGAGGGGAACACCCAGGACAGGCCCGCATCCCCCCCAGACTGCTCTCCGGAGACAGCCGAGACCCCCAGGAGCAGGGGACCTCCGGGGCAGGCGGGGAAATGTCAGGACAGACCCCGGTCCCCACCAGGCCCCTCTCAGGAGGCAGCCACCTCCCAGGACACACCACACCCGGGCACCCTCAGCTCCTCCCTGGTGGCCGATTACTCCGActcagaga GTTGCTAG
- the YJU2B gene encoding probable splicing factor YJU2B isoform X5: MPYNIWCDGCKNHIGMGVRYNAEKKKVGNYYTTPIYRFRMKCHLCVNYIEMQTDPANCDYVIVSGAQRKEERWDMEDNEQVLTTEHEKKQKLETDAMFRLEHGEADRSTLKKALPTLSHIQEAQSAWKDDFALNSMLRKRFREKKKAMQEEEERDQALQAKASLAIPLVPETEDDRKLAALLKFHTLDSYEDKQKLKRTEIISRSWFSSTPGPRTGSSKAGSVLKKLAQNRRCAPVGSPITVEDLGIVRRRSREALENLRLAAETPKPGEPWVPEGNTQDRPASPPDCSPETAETPRSRGPPGQAGKCQDRPRSPPGPSQEAATSQDTPHPGTLSSSLVADYSDSESE, from the exons ATGCCCTATAACATCTGGTGCGATGGCTGCAAGAACCACATCGGCATGG gtGTTCGTTACAATGCAGAAAAGAAGAAGGTTGGCAATTATTACACAACGCCCATCTACAG GTTCCGGATGAAATGCCACCTGTGTGTCAACTACATCGAGATGCAGACGGACCCCGCCAACTGCGACTACGTGATTGTGAGTGGCGCCCAGCGCAAGGAGGAGCGCTGGGACATGGAGGACAACGAGCAGGTGCTGACGACAG AGCATGAGAAGAAGCAGAAACTGGAGACGGACGCCATGTTTCGCCTGGAGCACGGCGAGGCCGACCGGAGCACGCTCAAGAAGGCCCTCCCCACCCTGAGCCACATCCAGGAGGCCCAGAGCGCCTGGAAGGATGACTTCGCTCTCAACAGCATGCTGCGGAAAAGGTTCCGG gagaagaaaaaagccatgcaggaggaggaggagagggaccaGGCGTTGCAGGCTAAGGCGAGCCTGGCCATCCCGCTGGTGCCCGAGACGGAGGACGACCGCAAGCTGGCCGCCCTGCTCAAGTTCCACACCCTGGACT cctaCGAGGACAAGCAGAAACTCAAGCGGACGGAGATCATCAGCCGCTCCTGGTTCTCCTCCACCCCGGGACCCCGCACCGGCAGCAGCAAAGCCGGCAGCGTCCTGAAGAAGCTGGCCCAGAACCGCAGATGCGCACCCGTCGGCTCCCCCATCACCGTAGAGGACCTGGGCATCGTGCGGCGGCGGTCCCGAGAGGCCTTGGAGAACCTCCGGCTCGCCGCGGAGACCCCCAAGCCTGGGGAGCCATGGGTGCCAGAGGGGAACACCCAGGACAGGCCCGCATCCCCCCCAGACTGCTCTCCGGAGACAGCCGAGACCCCCAGGAGCAGGGGACCTCCGGGGCAGGCGGGGAAATGTCAGGACAGACCCCGGTCCCCACCAGGCCCCTCTCAGGAGGCAGCCACCTCCCAGGACACACCACACCCGGGCACCCTCAGCTCCTCCCTGGTGGCCGATTACTCCGActcagagagtgagtga
- the YJU2B gene encoding probable splicing factor YJU2B isoform X4, protein MASPLAAGPRRDRLHQGPPIRLRRGNGHPSDWCSLQCRKEEGWQLLHNAHLQEDPPPRCSQPGMLFPRHLQGSLSFLGFLLQHHLSERPLPEQHSPPSTGCLCICCERGPCWDVSPSKSRLTSFTAVSSAAAAKPAAGQPRSGGFVECTKEQTPDRRSALGRWDGVCLTHSHDPRHRAWFRMKCHLCVNYIEMQTDPANCDYVIVSGAQRKEERWDMEDNEQVLTTEHEKKQKLETDAMFRLEHGEADRSTLKKALPTLSHIQEAQSAWKDDFALNSMLRKRFRVAPSGEPQLCLQQTLRGKESFELEHR, encoded by the exons ATGGCCAGCCCCTTGGCCGCTGGGCCCAGGAGAGACCGTCTCCACCAGGGGCCCCCGATCAGGCTTCGGAGAGGAAACGGGCACCCGAGTGACTG gtGTTCGTTACAATGCAGAAAAGAAGAAGGTTGGCAATTATTACACAACGCCCATCTACAG gaagacCCCCCACCTCGATGCTCTcagcctggaatgctcttccccagaCATCTGCAaggctccctctccttccttgggTTTCTGCTCCAACACCACCTCTCAGAGAGGCCTCTTCCAGAGCAGCACTCACCCCCCAGCACTGGTTGCTTGTGCATTTGCTGCGAGCGTGGCCCCTGCTGGGATGTCAGCCCCTCTAAGAGCAGGTTGACGTCCTTCACCGCCGTGTCCTCAGCAGCCGCTGCCAAGCCTGCCGCAGGGCAGCCTCGCTCGGGAGGGTTTGTTGAATGCACGAAGGAGCAAACTCCAGACAGAAGGTCAGCTCTGGGGCGATGGGACGGTGTGTGTCTCACCCACAGCCATGACCCCAGACACAGAGCTTG GTTCCGGATGAAATGCCACCTGTGTGTCAACTACATCGAGATGCAGACGGACCCCGCCAACTGCGACTACGTGATTGTGAGTGGCGCCCAGCGCAAGGAGGAGCGCTGGGACATGGAGGACAACGAGCAGGTGCTGACGACAG AGCATGAGAAGAAGCAGAAACTGGAGACGGACGCCATGTTTCGCCTGGAGCACGGCGAGGCCGACCGGAGCACGCTCAAGAAGGCCCTCCCCACCCTGAGCCACATCCAGGAGGCCCAGAGCGCCTGGAAGGATGACTTCGCTCTCAACAGCATGCTGCGGAAAAGGTTCCGG GTAGCCCCTTCCGGggagccccagctctgccttcagCAGACTCTCCGAGGGAAAGAAAGCTTCGAGCTAGAGCACAGGTGA